One genomic window of Metopolophium dirhodum isolate CAU chromosome 4, ASM1992520v1, whole genome shotgun sequence includes the following:
- the LOC132943712 gene encoding LOW QUALITY PROTEIN: transcriptional protein SWT1-like (The sequence of the model RefSeq protein was modified relative to this genomic sequence to represent the inferred CDS: deleted 1 base in 1 codon) — MEKNNQKRSVLESSKNNIFGYTIEIGNTTYENTLEERIQAAKNASSSAKRAQNQNIEEKLLRSRNAKEYINVQNMPVIKSMSSAQESKITNKQWSSINKTDIQTSTHIPLPKNLTKTKNINSNFEPKCNTSFLKQTFKGGGSMQLRLEAIKANKKLSNRISHECSNTLESHNPSKNVSLQYIPLTKNHSSKLSNTNNFKRNEYKTRSTVQKHLEEVKYTGHCDRTKDITNTPYKSVTSGVTSVQNRLISAREQMTAKSKDNNEFNVSKCGIIKNPSTCELDNIRHDTNTLGRNNKNKIKRLNQPNESIKKKKPGLVSTTKKIILNNNSSVNKCIDQRLMNVQQKPIVPILNNMISSSSSSASETIVSTKLGNRCILTNSKSKEIDSFSFVRPQTSCNRQAFEIKKNTQFNNDESMEWEDIIETDDIVEKVNNLRRTKHEYEPMEWTPDSIMHCDRINYCLVIDTNILLSDLKSITILIDKYLTDYGYPTIVLPWQVLKELDCIKNGENLLGYRAREATRWLLDMLSKRHPRLKGQPMTKKSSLSSDDDILRCAITVKERVNIVYLVTDDKILSIKSEVNGISVKNSLWLQNLVTNTNQNNSDIFQEAVKNYPIIENNSIMKFEPHLEHIIVRVLKCAVRLNNKYSILKQKLWWEIYSLSKPFSLTQLLVKLKDHWNIIAPHQLLKAPKKQLDCMEYFFNDLKQISPEISLSWTEFYNFLKYSTETIIALPYEYYHITDVLLYDLMKARRYLKQKLDCTTLGDKLFYPLSHLSISNNNAPNIDNILHNISKKVDTFCSCVYNDNGFKRNSSENELKCGVLKTINVDERIKDYCYKLSNIIKIMLKINVLKTEEILESHIIIDAFLKAITEFNDDFVNLNKQNVVDFCLLKYKNSFFHILLSFQNNLAAMKNLITTIKS, encoded by the exons atggaaaaaaataatcaaaaaagaTCAGTATTGGAAAGTtccaaaaacaatatatttggaTATACTATTGAAATCGGGAATACCACTTACGAAAATACTTTGGAAGAACGCATACAAGCTGCTAAAAATGCCTCATCAAGTGCTAAACGAgcacaaaatcaaaatattgaagaaaaattattaaggaGTAGGAATGCAAAAGAAtatataaatgttcaaaatatgccTGTTATAAAATCAATGAGTAGTGCTCAAGagtcaaaaattacaaataagcAATGGTcatctataaataaaacagaTATTCAAACTTCAACTCATATTCCTTTACCAAAAAACttaactaaaactaaaaatataaactcaaATTTTGAACCTAAATGTAACACaagttttttaaaacaaacgttCAAAGGAGGCGGTTCAATGCAACTCCGATTAGAAGCTATAAAAGCTAATAAAAAGTTATCTAATAGAATTTCGCATGAATGTAGTAATACTTTAGAATCTCATAATCCTTCAAAAAATGTGAGTCTTCAATATATACCTTTAACGAAAAATCATAGTTCTAAATTGTCTAATACTAATAACTTCAAGCGTAATGAGTATAAAACTAGATCGACTGTACAAAAACATCTTGAAGAAGTTAAGTATACTGGGCACTGTGATCGTACTAAGGATATTACTAATACACCat ATAAATCGGTAACTTCAGGGGTAACTTCTGTACAAAATAGACTTATAAGTGCAAGAGAACAAATGACTGCCAAATCTAaagataataatgaatttaatgttTCGAAATGTGGAATAATTAAAAACCCATCAACATGTGAAT tagacAATATTCGTCATGATACAAACACATTGGgccgtaataataaaaataaaataaaacggttgAACCAACCTaatgaaagtataaaaaaaaaaaaaccaggacTTGTGTCgactactaaaaaaataattttaaacaacaattcctctgtgaataaatgtattgatcAACGGTTAATGAATGTACAACAAAAACCAATTGTACcgattctaaataatatgatttcatCTAGTTCTTCTTCTG CTTCAGAAACGATTGTATCAACAAAACTTGGAAATCGATGCattttaacaaattcaaaatctaAGGAAATAGACTCTTTTAGTTTTGTTAGGCCACAAACTTCTTGTAATCGACaagcatttgaaattaaaaaaaa tacgcAATTTAATAATGATGAGTCTATGGAATGGGAAGATATAATTGAAACAGACGACATAGTTGAAAaa gTCAATAACTTGAGAAGAACTAAACATGAATATGAACCTATGGAATGGACTCCGGATTCAATCATGCACTGTGATAGAATTAATTACTGTTTAGTGATTGATacaaatatacttttatcagaTTTGAAATCAATTACTATtcttatagataaatatttaactg ATTATGGTTATCCAACAATTGTATTACCATGGCAAGTTTTAAAAGAACTTGATTGCATAAAAAATGGTGAAAATTTACTTGGATATCGAGCACGTGAAGCCACTCGATGGTTATTAGATATGCTTTCAAAACGTCATCCAAGATTAAAAGGACAaccaatgaca aaaaaatcgtCTCTGAGTTCTGATGATGATATTTTAAGGTGTGCCATAACTGTAAAAGAGAGAGTGAACATTGTA TATTTAGTTACCGATGATAAAATTTTAAGCATTAAATCAGAAGTTAATGGAATATCAGTAAAAAATTCATTATGGCTCCAAAATTTAGTtacaaatacaaatcaaaacaaCTCAGACATTTTTCAAG aggctgttaaaaattatccaataattgaaaacaattcaattatgaaatttgaaccTCATTtggaacatattatagtaagg GTCTTAAAGTGTGCTGTGcgtcttaataataaatattcaattcttaaacaaaaattatggtGGGAAATATACTCATTATCAAAACCATTCAGCTTAACTCAATTGTTAGTGAAGTTAAAAGACCACTGGAATATAATAGCACCTCATCAATTACTTAAAGCCCCCAAAAAACAATTGGATTGtatggaatatttttttaatgacctTAAACAAATCT cACCTGAAATTAGCCTTAGTTGGACTGAGTTTTACAATTTTCTCAAGTACTCTACAGAAACTATAATTGCTTTACCTtatgaatattatcatattactgATGTACTTTTATATGATTTGATG AAAGCTAGAAGATATTTAAAACAGAAACTAGATTGTACCACACTAGGTGATAAGTTGTTTTATCCATTAAGTCATTTAAGCATTTCAAACAATAATGCTCCTAATATTGACaacattttgcataatatttcaaaaaaagttgatacattttg ctCATGCGTTTATAATGATAATGGATTTAAACGCAACTCGTCTGAAAATGAACTAAAATGTGGTGttcttaaaacaataaatgttgATGAGAGAATTAAAgactattgttataaattatcaaatattatcaaaattatgctgaa aataaatgtattaaaaactgaaGAAATACTGGAATCTCACATAATTATTGATGCGTTTTTAAAAGCAATAACTGAATTCAATGATGACTTTGTAAACTTGAATAAGCAAAATGTTGTTGATTTTTGTTTGTtgaaatataa aaattcgttttttcatattttgttatcctttcaaaataatttggcaGCCATGAAAAATTTGATTACTACCATTAAGtcttag
- the LOC132943713 gene encoding phytanoyl-CoA dioxygenase domain-containing protein 1 homolog isoform X1: protein MSPAAEGKMIYEDLKSKFDQNGYVVIKNFLNENETVELKDAGEKLTENVPAGVKTVFATNQTKQVADDYLIDSADKISLFYEKAALDNDGQLLVDASLALNKVGHALHRLHPTFEACTYSDKVTNVCRALGLVKPVVPQSMYIYKNPGVGGEVISHQDSTFLFTEPDSLVGFWIALDDATLENGCLWVIPGSHKTDIHKRLIRNPDKSSAISKTIFQGTYPEYEQSLYVPLAVEKSSLVLIHGKVVHKSEQNKSQYSRHAYTFHVFDEGISQYSEQNWLQSKVGFKPLYIV, encoded by the exons ATGTCACCTGCAGCTGAGGGTAAAATGATTTACGAAGatttaaaatcaaaa tttgaTCAAAACGGTTacgttgtaataaaaaattttctgaACGAAAATGAGACAGTGGAGCTTAAGGATGCAGGAGAAAAACTCACCGAGAATGTACCGGCTGGCGTTAAAACCGTGTTTGCTACCAATCAAACGAAACAA GTGGCCGACGATTACTTGATAGATAGTGCCgacaaaatatcattattttacgaAAAAGCTGCGCTGGACAACGACGGACAACTGCTGGTCGACGCCTCGTTGGCGCTAAACAAAGTCGGCCATGCCTTACACAGGTTGCACCCGACGTTCGAGGCGTGCACGTACAGCGATAAGGTGACAAACGTCTGCCGAGCTCTGGGCCTAGTGAAGCCGGTAGTGCCGCAGAGCATGTACATCTACAAAAACCCCGGTGTCGGTGGCGAAG TCATCTCGCATCAAGACTCCACATTCCTCTTCACGGAACCAGATTCATTGGTCGGATTTTGGATAGCCTTGGATGATGCCACGCTGGAGAACGGTTGTTTGTGGGTGATACCGGGTTCGCACAAGACCGACATACACAAACGTCTTATTCGTAACCCAGACAAATCTAGTGCaataagtaaaacaattttCCAGGGAACATATCCAGAATATGAACAGTCGTTGTACGTACCGTTAGCCGTTGAGAAAT CCAGCCTCGTTTTAATACACGGAAAAGTGGTACACAAAAGTGAACAGAACAAGTCACAGTATTCGCGACATGCATACACGTTCCATGTATTTGATGAAGGAATTAGCCAATATTCTGAACAGAATTGGTTACAGTCTAAAGTTGGATTCAAACcactttatattgtataa
- the LOC132943713 gene encoding uncharacterized protein LOC132943713 isoform X2 — MSPAAEGKMIYEDLKSKFDQNGYVVIKNFLNENETVELKDAGEKLTENVPAGVKTVFATNQTKQVADDYLIDSADKISLFYEKAALDNDGQLLVDASLALNKVGHALHRLHPTFEACTYSDKVTNVCRALGLVKPVVPQSMYIYKNPGVGGEVISHQDSTFLFTEPDSLVGFWIALDDATLENGCLWVIPGSHKTDIHKRLIRNPDKSSAISKTIFQGTYPEYEQSFQPRFNTRKSGTQK, encoded by the exons ATGTCACCTGCAGCTGAGGGTAAAATGATTTACGAAGatttaaaatcaaaa tttgaTCAAAACGGTTacgttgtaataaaaaattttctgaACGAAAATGAGACAGTGGAGCTTAAGGATGCAGGAGAAAAACTCACCGAGAATGTACCGGCTGGCGTTAAAACCGTGTTTGCTACCAATCAAACGAAACAA GTGGCCGACGATTACTTGATAGATAGTGCCgacaaaatatcattattttacgaAAAAGCTGCGCTGGACAACGACGGACAACTGCTGGTCGACGCCTCGTTGGCGCTAAACAAAGTCGGCCATGCCTTACACAGGTTGCACCCGACGTTCGAGGCGTGCACGTACAGCGATAAGGTGACAAACGTCTGCCGAGCTCTGGGCCTAGTGAAGCCGGTAGTGCCGCAGAGCATGTACATCTACAAAAACCCCGGTGTCGGTGGCGAAG TCATCTCGCATCAAGACTCCACATTCCTCTTCACGGAACCAGATTCATTGGTCGGATTTTGGATAGCCTTGGATGATGCCACGCTGGAGAACGGTTGTTTGTGGGTGATACCGGGTTCGCACAAGACCGACATACACAAACGTCTTATTCGTAACCCAGACAAATCTAGTGCaataagtaaaacaattttCCAGGGAACATATCCAGAATATGAACAGTCGTT CCAGCCTCGTTTTAATACACGGAAAAGTGGTACACAAAAGTGA